One window of the Chitinophaga niabensis genome contains the following:
- a CDS encoding SusC/RagA family TonB-linked outer membrane protein, whose amino-acid sequence MKLTDYLKSPPGVAGLRIAHLRPGKRTNLLALCLLLVFMQATASVYAQKVTLSVKDMPLTRLFREVRKQTGFAFLYNNASLQATKPVTIQVSGASLEEVMALALKGQPLSYTISNNTIILKTAPLPKEEKPVQVLPIEIKGRVLDAKTKEPVVGATVAVKGTGTGAITDLNGDFVLKINKGDQLQISFMGYETQLQKPDKDGRFIYQLQTSQQSIKDVVITGIFSRPKQNFTGAASSFTNEDLNKVTNSNVLTALKSLDPSFQMPENISFGSDPNKLPEVVLRGGNSLVDPSQSSTSNVFNYSNAPNVPLFILDGFETTLSRINNLDLNRIAKVDILKDAAATAIYGSRAANGVIVIETIRPTSGQLRVTYNATLRTDVPDLTGYDLLNAREKLDLEVKTGVYNNTFNFLDEQYKYYYNQRKANVERGVNTDWLSKPLRTGVGHKHNIYVEGGANDALYGVGLTYDNIQGTMKGSSRTNIMGNSYLSYRFKNFQFRNDLTLSFNRGDNSPYGSFSQYSRLNPYWTPYDEKGNPLIYLEDVRTVDGVRLTNFDRYDNLDGGAAGRPVNPLYNASLNIASFSKNQAITNNLSAQWQAFPWLRFSGRLAYTKQVDELNDFKPAQHTSFVAKPTYEKGSYVKNYGRQNMLEGMLMADFNKKIDRHLIFATLGLNVQETGNGIEYYEAQGFPNPRLDQIILGSRYPTGGKPFGSENISRLAGYLANMSYSYDNRYLLDLSYRLDGSSQFGAEKRFAPFWSAGIGWNLHHEKFLRDLSFINRLKLRYSVGYTGSQNFPSFLGITTSSYYADVDYRGVLGSRLMGYGNSALAWQQTFKNNFGADITLFNKLDITANYFVERTKGSVVNISTAPSSGFSSYSDNMGDVLSKGWEVNARYNIINNPRNRNNWSIFVNAFSVKNTIERISNTIAQMNKKADTSKSTLPLPRFAAGRSISAIWVVESLGIDPSTGVEIYRKRDGTLTNTYDPLDQVIMGDTRASVEGTFGTNVEINGIGMNVFFRFRYGGQAYNQTLIDRVENVAYTYYNVDRRVYEERWMKPGDHTFFKGFTNAGGMQTDETKASSRFVQDNNELICESLSAYYRFPDQLNKRLRLQNTRITFFTSDLFRFTSIKRERGLIYPFSRTFSLQLQTSF is encoded by the coding sequence ATGAAACTAACTGACTATTTAAAGTCACCTCCCGGGGTGGCAGGGCTTCGTATTGCCCATTTGCGGCCAGGTAAAAGAACCAACCTGCTGGCCCTATGCCTATTGCTTGTTTTTATGCAGGCAACTGCCAGTGTGTATGCACAAAAAGTTACGCTGTCTGTAAAAGACATGCCGCTGACCAGGCTCTTCAGGGAAGTAAGGAAACAAACAGGTTTTGCTTTCCTTTACAACAACGCTTCTTTGCAAGCCACCAAACCTGTAACCATACAGGTTTCCGGTGCATCACTGGAAGAAGTGATGGCGCTGGCACTCAAAGGTCAGCCGCTCAGCTACACTATTTCCAACAACACCATCATCCTCAAAACCGCTCCTTTACCAAAAGAGGAAAAGCCGGTACAGGTGCTTCCCATTGAAATAAAAGGAAGGGTGCTGGATGCTAAAACAAAAGAGCCGGTAGTTGGTGCCACCGTTGCTGTTAAGGGAACCGGCACCGGTGCCATTACAGATCTTAACGGGGACTTTGTATTGAAGATCAATAAAGGCGATCAGTTACAGATCAGCTTCATGGGTTATGAAACGCAATTACAGAAACCGGATAAAGACGGGCGTTTTATATACCAGTTGCAAACATCACAGCAATCTATTAAGGATGTGGTGATCACAGGGATCTTCAGCCGCCCTAAGCAAAACTTCACCGGTGCTGCTTCTTCCTTCACTAATGAAGATCTGAATAAAGTAACCAATTCAAATGTGCTCACGGCACTCAAATCACTGGACCCTTCCTTCCAGATGCCGGAGAATATCAGCTTTGGTTCCGATCCAAATAAGTTGCCGGAAGTTGTGTTGAGAGGTGGGAACAGTTTGGTTGATCCCAGCCAGAGCAGCACTTCCAATGTATTCAACTATTCCAACGCACCCAATGTGCCCCTGTTTATCCTGGATGGTTTTGAAACCACCCTTTCACGGATCAATAATCTGGACCTTAACCGCATTGCTAAAGTAGATATCCTTAAAGATGCCGCAGCCACCGCCATTTATGGTTCCCGGGCTGCGAACGGCGTTATAGTGATTGAAACCATCCGCCCTACCAGCGGGCAATTGAGGGTTACCTATAATGCTACCTTAAGAACGGATGTACCAGACCTTACCGGTTATGATCTGCTGAATGCCCGTGAGAAACTGGACCTCGAAGTGAAAACAGGCGTATACAATAACACTTTCAATTTTTTGGATGAGCAATATAAATACTACTATAATCAGAGAAAAGCAAATGTGGAACGTGGTGTGAATACAGACTGGTTATCCAAACCACTGCGCACCGGCGTAGGCCACAAACACAATATCTATGTGGAAGGCGGCGCAAATGATGCCCTGTATGGCGTCGGCCTTACCTACGATAATATACAGGGTACCATGAAAGGTTCCAGCCGTACGAACATCATGGGGAATTCCTATCTCAGTTACCGTTTCAAGAACTTCCAGTTCAGGAATGACCTCACACTGAGTTTCAACAGAGGAGACAATTCCCCCTACGGTTCCTTTAGCCAGTATTCCCGCTTAAATCCTTATTGGACACCTTATGATGAGAAAGGTAACCCGCTGATCTACCTGGAAGATGTACGTACAGTAGACGGCGTGCGGTTAACCAACTTTGACAGGTACGACAATCTTGATGGCGGTGCTGCGGGCAGGCCGGTAAATCCTTTGTATAATGCCAGTCTGAACATTGCCAGCTTTTCAAAGAACCAGGCCATCACCAATAACTTGTCTGCACAATGGCAGGCCTTTCCCTGGTTACGTTTTTCCGGCCGCCTTGCCTATACAAAACAGGTGGATGAATTAAATGATTTCAAACCTGCACAACATACTTCTTTCGTTGCCAAACCTACTTACGAAAAAGGTTCTTATGTAAAGAACTATGGCAGGCAGAACATGCTGGAAGGGATGCTGATGGCTGATTTCAATAAGAAGATAGACCGGCATCTTATATTTGCCACCCTGGGCCTGAATGTACAGGAAACAGGCAATGGTATAGAATACTATGAAGCACAGGGTTTCCCCAATCCGAGGCTGGACCAGATCATCCTGGGCAGCCGCTACCCTACGGGTGGTAAACCTTTCGGATCGGAAAACATATCCCGGCTGGCAGGTTACCTCGCCAATATGAGTTATTCTTATGACAACCGTTATCTCTTAGATCTCTCCTACCGCCTCGATGGATCATCCCAGTTCGGAGCAGAAAAACGCTTTGCACCTTTCTGGTCTGCCGGTATCGGATGGAACCTCCATCATGAAAAATTTTTACGAGACCTCAGTTTCATCAATCGTCTTAAACTGCGTTACTCAGTAGGTTACACAGGTTCACAAAACTTCCCCAGCTTCCTGGGCATCACCACCAGTAGTTATTATGCAGATGTTGACTACCGTGGCGTACTGGGTAGCCGTTTAATGGGGTATGGCAATTCCGCACTGGCATGGCAGCAAACTTTCAAGAATAACTTCGGCGCAGATATCACCCTTTTCAATAAGCTGGATATCACAGCCAACTATTTTGTTGAAAGAACGAAAGGAAGTGTAGTAAATATTTCCACCGCTCCTTCTTCCGGCTTCAGCTCTTATTCTGATAACATGGGCGATGTGTTGAGCAAAGGCTGGGAAGTGAACGCACGTTACAATATCATCAATAATCCAAGGAACAGGAACAACTGGTCCATATTCGTGAATGCTTTCTCTGTGAAGAACACCATTGAAAGGATCTCGAATACCATTGCCCAGATGAACAAAAAGGCAGATACTTCCAAATCAACGCTGCCGCTGCCGCGCTTTGCAGCAGGGCGTTCCATTTCAGCCATATGGGTAGTGGAATCACTGGGTATTGATCCATCCACCGGTGTGGAGATCTACAGGAAAAGAGATGGCACCCTCACCAATACTTACGATCCGCTGGACCAGGTGATCATGGGAGATACAAGGGCTAGTGTAGAAGGTACTTTTGGTACCAATGTAGAGATCAATGGTATTGGGATGAATGTATTCTTCCGCTTCCGTTACGGCGGGCAGGCTTACAACCAAACGCTGATCGACCGCGTAGAGAATGTGGCGTACACCTATTACAATGTGGACAGGAGAGTGTATGAAGAGCGCTGGATGAAACCCGGTGACCATACTTTCTTTAAAGGCTTCACCAATGCCGGGGGCATGCAAACAGACGAAACCAAAGCCTCTTCCCGGTTTGTACAGGATAATAATGAACTGATCTGCGAAAGCTTATCTGCTTATTACCGGTTCCCGGATCAATTGAATAAAAGATTGCGTTTGCAGAATACCCGCATCACTTTCTTTACCAGCGATCTGTTCCGTTTTACCAGTATTAAAAGGGAACGCGGCCTGATCTATCCATTCAGCCGCACTTTCAGCCTGCAATTACAAACCAGTTTCTAG
- a CDS encoding RagB/SusD family nutrient uptake outer membrane protein: MQFSRKYSLICLLGVAISLASCKKWLDVKPRTQIKESEQFSSRQGFIDALFGLYQRTATDSLYGQSLSFGVLDVLAGRYENKASTGNWYGNLARYNYTATTTGALNVERKISEIWGAAYSAIAQANYILKNIDSRRDILDDNTYSIIKGEAIGMRAFLHFDLLRLYAPAYNTANMEKPAIPYMEQFTILPQDRLTVAAVTNKCEKELLEAETLLAVNKDIDQIAQNQGATSVDLFLMYRQNHLNYWAVKAALARLYLYKGDKVNALKYAKEVIDGKKFRFITAAEINNDAASVASDMTFSSEHIFSIYVSDLRRVVEDIFKQSSNNNNDLRDLYSTLSKVEAMYEVTQPGYGTDIRIPGASKPLWTSATIVNIFYVYTRKYHTDNQDNVKQKLIPVMRLSEMYYIAAEAAATADEGLPYLNTVRVARGLPALATSANLEAEILKEYRKEFYGEGQLWYYFKRKNTVTIPDGVGNPMTEAKYIFPRPLAEIEFGK; this comes from the coding sequence ATGCAATTCAGTCGAAAATATAGCCTGATCTGTTTACTGGGAGTTGCCATTTCACTGGCCTCCTGTAAAAAATGGCTGGACGTAAAACCCAGAACACAGATCAAGGAATCGGAACAATTCTCCAGCCGTCAGGGGTTCATTGATGCCCTCTTCGGTCTTTATCAGCGTACAGCAACAGACTCCCTGTATGGCCAAAGCCTGAGTTTTGGTGTGCTGGACGTACTGGCCGGCAGGTATGAGAATAAAGCAAGTACCGGCAACTGGTATGGCAACCTGGCCAGGTATAATTACACGGCCACTACAACCGGCGCGCTGAATGTGGAACGTAAGATCAGTGAAATATGGGGTGCTGCTTATTCCGCCATTGCTCAGGCGAATTACATCCTGAAAAACATCGATAGCCGCAGGGATATCCTGGACGATAATACCTATAGCATCATTAAAGGAGAAGCCATCGGCATGCGTGCCTTCCTGCATTTTGACCTGCTGCGCCTCTATGCACCGGCTTACAATACAGCCAACATGGAAAAACCTGCTATCCCTTACATGGAGCAGTTCACTATCCTGCCGCAGGACAGGCTAACTGTAGCTGCTGTGACGAACAAGTGCGAAAAGGAATTACTGGAAGCAGAAACATTGCTGGCTGTAAATAAAGACATAGATCAGATCGCTCAGAACCAGGGCGCTACTTCTGTAGACCTTTTCCTGATGTACCGCCAGAACCACCTGAACTACTGGGCGGTGAAAGCTGCACTGGCAAGACTGTACCTCTATAAAGGAGATAAAGTGAATGCCCTGAAGTATGCCAAAGAAGTGATAGATGGTAAGAAGTTCCGTTTCATCACCGCCGCAGAGATCAATAACGATGCTGCCAGTGTTGCTTCCGACATGACCTTTTCATCAGAACACATCTTTTCCATTTATGTGTCTGATCTGAGAAGAGTAGTGGAAGACATCTTCAAACAATCGTCCAACAACAACAACGATCTCCGTGACCTGTACAGCACGCTCTCAAAAGTGGAGGCCATGTATGAAGTGACCCAACCCGGTTATGGAACAGACATCCGTATACCAGGTGCTTCAAAACCTTTGTGGACAAGCGCTACCATCGTGAACATCTTTTATGTATACACGAGGAAATACCATACGGATAACCAGGATAACGTAAAACAAAAACTCATCCCTGTAATGCGTTTGTCCGAAATGTATTACATCGCCGCAGAAGCTGCCGCCACAGCAGATGAGGGATTACCTTATCTCAACACAGTGAGGGTAGCCCGTGGATTACCTGCCCTGGCAACATCCGCAAATCTGGAAGCTGAAATACTGAAAGAATACCGGAAAGAATTCTATGGAGAAGGACAACTATGGTACTACTTCAAACGCAAGAATACGGTAACTATCCCTGATGGTGTAGGCAACCCGATGACGGAAGCGAAATACATCTTCCCACGGCCGCTGGCTGAAATTGAATTTGGTAAATAA
- a CDS encoding DUF4843 domain-containing protein, protein MRSYIYYFLLLTVILAACGKDDRLMYKEDPRVYFSRFATNPDSTDYSFGVKAATLMTDTVYLTLRIMGTATDKDREIKLKIADSSKAKAGYHYNMGPLVMPANAYEVRIPVYLYRKPGLKDSIVTIDFTVVESKDFKPGYGDKPGLNVYDRQHYKISFNDQLLKPASWDSRLAVSFGVYSTTKFKFMIQATGKTDWNSTIFPGDQNFLIQTVKLALYNYEQANGPMLDENGVRVVFP, encoded by the coding sequence ATGAGATCATATATATATTATTTCCTGCTGCTTACAGTGATACTGGCCGCCTGTGGCAAAGACGACAGGCTCATGTACAAGGAAGATCCCCGGGTCTACTTTTCCAGGTTTGCCACTAATCCTGACAGTACGGATTATTCCTTCGGTGTTAAAGCTGCAACGTTGATGACAGACACGGTGTACCTCACCCTACGTATCATGGGTACCGCTACGGATAAAGACAGAGAGATCAAACTAAAGATCGCTGATTCTTCCAAAGCCAAAGCCGGTTACCATTATAACATGGGGCCGCTGGTAATGCCCGCTAATGCATATGAAGTAAGGATACCGGTATACCTCTATCGTAAACCAGGATTGAAAGACAGCATCGTTACGATCGATTTTACGGTGGTGGAATCCAAGGATTTTAAACCCGGTTATGGAGATAAACCCGGGCTTAACGTGTATGACCGCCAGCATTATAAGATCAGCTTCAATGATCAATTGCTGAAACCCGCATCATGGGATTCCCGCCTTGCCGTAAGCTTTGGTGTATACTCTACTACAAAGTTCAAATTCATGATCCAGGCCACTGGTAAAACAGACTGGAACAGTACCATTTTCCCGGGCGATCAGAACTTCCTGATCCAAACCGTAAAGCTGGCACTCTATAATTATGAACAGGCCAATGGCCCCATGCTGGATGAAAACGGCGTTCGCGTTGTATTCCCTTAA
- a CDS encoding PKD-like family lipoprotein yields the protein MKANLTIICILTVLFSSCYKDKGNYTYAELNKLQITDTYGAVNVPITFGDTLKINPKITQTTAPNEENLTFEWMVFDNSPASSYNLPKTVIATTRNLAVKITEPPFSLGQNYRLTYKVTDKRTGVSSFLFYNLTIINKYAQGWMFLEDKAGVGDFSMILPNGSVERNVYSSLNAANPMGKPVKLEITPFQITDDLSPSSKKIYLLTETDGMELSYQTMLKKFNYGYLFYAAPSIVKPARHTWASSSTGVNLSGSLGVAINDGKLHTNLVGGFPGSKKWGASLLTPAGNQNYTLAPYVAGGTTYTVTVYDALNKRFYSAGGTVLNAFPGAASTVFDMNNVGMDLLYMDSANVVREYNCVFKDETNTPWLLKFKTVATTAAPAITLLKTQMSAPDIVNMTAAASSTLTPHIYYGVGNKLYKYETTSNITVPQFTFPAGETVIKMKFNRVPAGTSQLVAVTWTGTESKVYFFDVSAVGDFTTYTNVYSGFARIVDLGYKVP from the coding sequence ATGAAAGCTAATCTAACCATCATATGCATACTGACCGTGTTGTTCAGCAGTTGTTATAAAGACAAGGGCAACTACACTTATGCAGAGCTCAACAAACTGCAGATCACTGACACCTATGGCGCAGTTAATGTTCCCATCACTTTTGGGGATACACTGAAGATAAATCCGAAGATCACGCAAACTACCGCACCAAATGAAGAGAACCTTACATTTGAATGGATGGTGTTTGATAATTCTCCGGCCAGCAGTTACAACTTACCCAAAACGGTGATCGCTACCACCCGCAACCTCGCGGTAAAGATCACGGAGCCACCGTTCTCTTTAGGCCAGAACTACCGTCTTACCTATAAGGTAACGGATAAACGCACCGGCGTGAGTTCTTTCCTCTTTTACAATCTTACCATCATTAATAAGTATGCACAGGGATGGATGTTCCTGGAAGATAAAGCGGGTGTAGGTGATTTCTCTATGATCCTGCCAAATGGCAGCGTTGAAAGGAATGTGTATTCCTCCCTGAACGCAGCAAACCCAATGGGCAAACCAGTGAAACTGGAGATCACACCTTTCCAGATCACAGACGACCTCTCTCCTTCTTCCAAAAAGATCTATCTGCTCACGGAAACAGATGGTATGGAACTGAGCTACCAGACCATGCTGAAAAAATTCAACTATGGTTACCTCTTCTACGCTGCACCATCCATCGTAAAACCTGCAAGGCATACATGGGCCAGCAGCAGTACCGGTGTTAACTTATCCGGTTCATTAGGTGTGGCTATCAATGACGGCAAGCTGCATACCAACCTGGTGGGCGGTTTCCCGGGATCGAAGAAATGGGGAGCATCCCTTCTCACTCCTGCCGGTAATCAGAATTATACCCTGGCACCATATGTAGCCGGTGGTACTACTTATACCGTTACAGTATATGATGCACTGAACAAACGTTTCTACAGTGCAGGGGGTACTGTGCTGAATGCGTTCCCCGGGGCTGCCAGTACTGTATTTGATATGAACAACGTAGGCATGGACCTCTTGTATATGGATTCTGCGAACGTAGTACGTGAATACAACTGCGTATTCAAAGACGAAACCAATACCCCCTGGCTGCTGAAGTTCAAAACAGTGGCTACTACCGCGGCACCTGCCATTACCCTGCTTAAAACACAGATGAGTGCGCCGGATATTGTGAACATGACGGCGGCTGCATCTTCCACCCTCACTCCGCATATCTATTACGGTGTAGGTAACAAGCTATACAAATACGAAACCACATCCAATATCACTGTTCCGCAATTCACTTTCCCTGCAGGTGAAACGGTTATCAAAATGAAGTTCAACCGCGTACCAGCCGGCACTTCTCAACTGGTAGCTGTGACCTGGACGGGCACAGAAAGTAAAGTATATTTCTTCGATGTTTCCGCCGTGGGAGATTTCACTACTTATACAAATGTTTACAGTGGCTTTGCAAGGATCGTAGACCTTGGATACAAAGTACCATAA
- a CDS encoding TlpA disulfide reductase family protein, translated as MKKIIACLMTVIGCSTLTQAQSFVINGKVKDIPDRKVYLSHQEGKKNIIDSVMMKNGSFTFKGKSPGAYFYFLRVDSMRRGFGFFAENKVMTITADSTFNDVQFSGSESQAQWKEWSKTWQSIAQKAGPLYEQSAAADKAKDTVARAAVRKAFDDLGNELDSAVVNFIRKYPASPVSPFIIIDRYINYPAPEKVERTFAMLKPAAQNSAYGKEITETRRIASKTGIGAKPDFTLADTSGVPLKLSSLKGKYVLVDFWASWCGPCRKENPNVVAAYNKYHEKGFTIVGVTLDTKKDAWLAAIAKDGLTWAHVGDLQGWKSAIVEEYGIRAVPTNFLLDPSGKVIAKDLREEALQKKLEAIFSK; from the coding sequence ATGAAAAAGATCATCGCCTGCTTAATGACCGTGATAGGATGCAGCACTTTAACCCAAGCGCAGTCCTTCGTAATTAATGGGAAAGTGAAGGACATTCCTGACAGAAAAGTGTACCTCTCCCACCAGGAAGGAAAGAAAAACATCATAGATTCTGTGATGATGAAGAATGGCAGTTTTACTTTTAAAGGGAAATCGCCCGGCGCTTACTTCTATTTCCTCCGTGTAGATAGCATGCGCAGAGGTTTCGGCTTCTTCGCAGAGAATAAAGTAATGACGATTACGGCAGACAGCACTTTTAATGATGTTCAGTTCAGTGGCAGTGAAAGTCAGGCGCAGTGGAAAGAATGGAGTAAAACCTGGCAATCCATCGCGCAAAAGGCAGGGCCGCTATATGAGCAATCAGCTGCTGCTGACAAAGCAAAGGATACCGTGGCCCGCGCCGCAGTCCGTAAAGCTTTTGATGATCTCGGCAATGAACTGGATTCCGCTGTAGTGAACTTCATCAGAAAATATCCCGCTTCACCTGTTTCTCCCTTTATCATTATTGACCGTTACATCAATTATCCTGCACCTGAAAAAGTGGAACGCACTTTTGCTATGCTCAAACCTGCCGCGCAAAATTCAGCTTATGGCAAAGAGATAACAGAAACCCGCAGGATTGCTTCTAAGACTGGGATCGGGGCAAAACCTGATTTCACGCTCGCAGATACTTCAGGCGTTCCGTTAAAACTCTCCAGCCTCAAAGGCAAATATGTACTGGTAGATTTCTGGGCCAGCTGGTGCGGTCCCTGCAGGAAGGAAAATCCGAACGTGGTGGCTGCTTACAACAAGTACCATGAAAAAGGGTTCACTATTGTAGGTGTTACACTGGATACCAAGAAAGATGCGTGGTTAGCAGCTATTGCCAAGGATGGTCTTACCTGGGCGCATGTTGGTGATCTGCAAGGTTGGAAAAGCGCTATTGTAGAAGAATACGGTATCAGGGCTGTACCCACCAATTTTCTGCTGGACCCTTCCGGTAAAGTGATTGCGAAAGATCTTCGGGAAGAAGCATTGCAGAAAAAGCTTGAGGCTATCTTTTCAAAATAG